In one window of Rhinatrema bivittatum unplaced genomic scaffold, aRhiBiv1.1, whole genome shotgun sequence DNA:
- the LOC115082456 gene encoding E3 ubiquitin-protein ligase TRIM41-like isoform X1 → MTQLPAPGSEWPCLQDGAACRKLKTSCTRETLPEFHRNPRSAQETEKETLHLFPVRAMAAANPAESLRDEASCPICLDYFTDPVTLDCEHNFCRSCITETCEGRDTNFPCPQCRETSQQRNLRTNRKLANVTEMVKKLSQSSVRQKEENLCEEHEETLKLFCEEDQRPICVICRESRDHRSHTVTPIQEAVQEYKIQIQIHLEPLRKELEDLLKLKSSEERKAEELRSQTGIKRRRIESDFEEIQRFLTEEKRILLSSLEEEEKEILQRIGENVTRLEEQTSSIKLLISEIEEKSQQPAAELLKDVKATLSRVVDGMCQICSACDSGF, encoded by the exons ATgactcagcttccagcaccaG GGAGTGAGTGGCCCTGTCTCCAGGATGGGGCTGCATGCAGAAAGCTGAAAACCTCCTGTACCAGAGAGACACTCCCTGAATTTCACAGAAATCCCCGGTCAGCACAGGAAACGGAAAAAGAAACCTTGCATTTATTTCCTGTAAGAGCCATGGCTGCTGCAAACCCCGCTGAGAGTCTGCGAGATGAAGCCTCCTGTCCCATCTGTTTGGATTATTTTACAGATCCGGTGACCTTAGATTGTGAACACAACTTCTGCCGCTCCTGTATCACTGAGACCTGTGAGGGGAGAGACACAAACTTCCCCTGTCCCCAGTGCAGGGAAACCTCCCAGCAGAGGAACCTCAGGACTAACAGGAAGCTGGCAAATGTGACAGAAATGGTGAAAAAGCTTTCTCAGAGCTCAGTGAGACAGAAAGAGGAGAATCTGTGTGAGGAGCACGAGGAGACGCTGAAGCTGTTCTGTGAAGAGGATCAGAGACCAATCTGTGTTATTTGTAGAGAGTCCCGGgaccacagatctcacaccgtgaccccAATACAGGAAGCTGtacaggaatacaag AtacaaatccaaatacacttggAGCCTCTGAGAAAGGAGCTGGAAGATCTTCTGAAGCTTAAATCCAGTGAGGAGAGGAAAGCGGAGGAGCTGAGG AGCCAGACAGGGATCAAGAGACGGAGGATTGAGTCTGACTTTGAGGAGATACAACGGTTTCTGACTGAGGAGAAGCGGATCCTTCTCTCCAgcctggaggaggaagagaaggagattcTGCAGAGAATCGGGGAAAATGTAACCCGGCTAGAAGAGCAAACCTCCTCCATCAAGCTCCTGATCTCCGAGATAGAGGAGAAGAGTCAGCAGCCAGCGGCAGAGTTACTGAAG
- the LOC115082456 gene encoding E3 ubiquitin-protein ligase TRIM41-like isoform X2, whose protein sequence is MAAANPAESLRDEASCPICLDYFTDPVTLDCEHNFCRSCITETCEGRDTNFPCPQCRETSQQRNLRTNRKLANVTEMVKKLSQSSVRQKEENLCEEHEETLKLFCEEDQRPICVICRESRDHRSHTVTPIQEAVQEYKIQIQIHLEPLRKELEDLLKLKSSEERKAEELRSQTGIKRRRIESDFEEIQRFLTEEKRILLSSLEEEEKEILQRIGENVTRLEEQTSSIKLLISEIEEKSQQPAAELLKDVKATLSRVVDGMCQICSACDSGF, encoded by the exons ATGGCTGCTGCAAACCCCGCTGAGAGTCTGCGAGATGAAGCCTCCTGTCCCATCTGTTTGGATTATTTTACAGATCCGGTGACCTTAGATTGTGAACACAACTTCTGCCGCTCCTGTATCACTGAGACCTGTGAGGGGAGAGACACAAACTTCCCCTGTCCCCAGTGCAGGGAAACCTCCCAGCAGAGGAACCTCAGGACTAACAGGAAGCTGGCAAATGTGACAGAAATGGTGAAAAAGCTTTCTCAGAGCTCAGTGAGACAGAAAGAGGAGAATCTGTGTGAGGAGCACGAGGAGACGCTGAAGCTGTTCTGTGAAGAGGATCAGAGACCAATCTGTGTTATTTGTAGAGAGTCCCGGgaccacagatctcacaccgtgaccccAATACAGGAAGCTGtacaggaatacaag AtacaaatccaaatacacttggAGCCTCTGAGAAAGGAGCTGGAAGATCTTCTGAAGCTTAAATCCAGTGAGGAGAGGAAAGCGGAGGAGCTGAGG AGCCAGACAGGGATCAAGAGACGGAGGATTGAGTCTGACTTTGAGGAGATACAACGGTTTCTGACTGAGGAGAAGCGGATCCTTCTCTCCAgcctggaggaggaagagaaggagattcTGCAGAGAATCGGGGAAAATGTAACCCGGCTAGAAGAGCAAACCTCCTCCATCAAGCTCCTGATCTCCGAGATAGAGGAGAAGAGTCAGCAGCCAGCGGCAGAGTTACTGAAG